In Mongoliitalea daihaiensis, one DNA window encodes the following:
- a CDS encoding TonB-dependent receptor, with amino-acid sequence MKIYYYFLLVMVMISSDLFAAKINGKIRDTSSQELLIGANVSIVHESSKKVFRAVSGLDGTFSFNAIPSGKYLIEITYIGYALLSDTFELQSENSSLSKDFALASDDSLLSEFVITAGVQGTDVQARQLERNSASVLNIISARQIQLSPDITVANVIQRVSGLSIERNASGDPQYAIVRGMDKRYNNTLVNGIKIPSPDNENRFVPLDIFPAVLLERLEVFKSLTANMEADAIGGTVNMIMKSAPNRLMLEGDFQLGYNQLNLDRKFQTYDRSNLSKRSPKERFGDTYRATPDDFPVENMINEGITPLPDIFANLTFGNRYFNNKLGVMLGGSYQNSYRPVSNYFYDPGVSFLEGNPLLMRELIERETSSQLQRAAVHGKFDYAINNSNTISLYLGHYILNEFRVRDQVRRESFVASTDYAVYPITRFSNILQSISTADLRGEHKLTSQLKANWMAIFSTALNDRPDDGVFSRAGQFLASENRITNESVYFQGTRNSRAWERNRDTDISLYMDFKFTPYFINEKTEILFGGVGRNKVRDNFFNFYNYAQIFGQFRGVDWDDFGEVNFRAMANPLGSGDRSNLVYDAYENIYAGYINASITLNRTNFQGGLRAEQTFQGYEINATAAAGNDTELKKEQQYLSLFPSASVKHSVNDKTNLRATYFKGISRPGFYEIVPTIRSAGGGDSFYSERGNENLRPSFGHSADLRYEFFPSGADQILFGFFYKRIIDPIEFGFPQPEGADALPNTSRILPQNFDDATNIGIEADYTKYFSKLGIRFNYTYTNSEITTTKVVVNQDRSNSIVNQTRPLQGQSDHIANLSLLYKDQKNMLDIQLVGNYTGERIAFVSPFYEADHYMKPMTQLDFSLDKGFKSGVVAFLKINNILNTPYQLYVKKPLAVPTDPYPFQTDPFNIGFVRRDLFGQSIRLGLRYTL; translated from the coding sequence ATGAAGATTTACTATTACTTCCTGCTTGTTATGGTGATGATATCTTCTGATTTGTTTGCTGCAAAAATTAACGGAAAAATCAGGGATACCTCAAGCCAAGAATTACTCATTGGTGCGAACGTCAGTATTGTGCATGAATCTAGCAAAAAGGTGTTTCGTGCGGTATCAGGATTAGACGGAACCTTCAGTTTCAATGCCATCCCTTCTGGCAAGTATTTGATAGAAATTACATATATAGGGTATGCTCTTTTATCAGATACTTTTGAGCTTCAGTCTGAAAACTCCTCTTTATCTAAAGACTTTGCACTCGCTTCAGATGATTCTTTATTATCAGAATTTGTAATTACTGCCGGCGTCCAAGGTACGGATGTTCAAGCAAGGCAATTGGAAAGAAATTCAGCCAGTGTACTCAACATAATTTCTGCTAGGCAAATTCAGTTGTCACCAGACATTACAGTGGCTAATGTAATCCAACGGGTTTCCGGACTTTCGATAGAACGAAATGCAAGTGGTGATCCACAATATGCAATAGTAAGGGGCATGGATAAGCGTTACAATAATACGCTTGTCAATGGAATTAAAATTCCTTCTCCAGATAACGAAAACCGATTTGTTCCTTTAGATATTTTTCCAGCAGTATTACTGGAAAGATTAGAGGTTTTTAAATCTCTTACCGCCAATATGGAAGCAGATGCTATCGGGGGTACGGTAAACATGATCATGAAAAGCGCTCCTAATCGTTTGATGTTAGAGGGGGATTTTCAATTGGGCTATAACCAATTGAACCTTGATAGAAAATTCCAAACATATGATCGCTCAAATTTGAGTAAACGCTCTCCAAAGGAAAGATTTGGTGATACATATAGAGCGACTCCTGACGATTTTCCTGTAGAAAACATGATTAACGAAGGGATTACCCCTTTACCAGACATTTTTGCCAATTTAACCTTCGGAAACAGGTACTTCAACAATAAACTTGGGGTAATGCTGGGGGGTAGTTATCAAAATTCATATAGACCAGTATCCAATTATTTTTATGATCCAGGGGTGAGCTTTCTTGAAGGCAACCCTTTGCTAATGCGTGAGTTGATTGAGCGTGAAACAAGTTCCCAATTGCAGCGAGCTGCAGTGCATGGTAAATTTGATTATGCGATTAATAATTCCAATACTATCAGCCTTTATCTAGGCCACTATATTCTCAACGAATTTAGGGTGAGGGATCAGGTAAGAAGAGAATCTTTTGTTGCTTCCACAGACTATGCGGTATACCCGATTACACGTTTCAGCAATATTTTGCAATCTATTTCTACAGCAGATCTCAGGGGTGAACACAAGTTGACAAGTCAATTAAAAGCAAATTGGATGGCTATTTTTTCTACTGCCTTAAATGACCGTCCAGATGATGGTGTGTTTTCGAGAGCAGGTCAATTTTTAGCTTCTGAAAATAGAATAACGAACGAGTCAGTTTACTTTCAGGGGACGCGTAATTCAAGAGCTTGGGAAAGAAATAGAGATACAGATATTTCCCTTTATATGGATTTCAAGTTTACCCCCTATTTTATTAATGAAAAAACAGAAATCCTCTTTGGAGGTGTAGGGAGAAATAAAGTGAGAGATAATTTCTTCAATTTTTATAATTATGCCCAAATTTTTGGTCAGTTCCGAGGAGTAGATTGGGATGACTTTGGAGAGGTTAATTTTAGAGCTATGGCCAATCCTCTAGGAAGTGGTGACCGCAGTAATTTGGTGTATGATGCCTATGAAAACATCTACGCGGGATATATCAATGCGAGTATAACTTTAAATAGGACAAATTTTCAAGGAGGATTACGTGCGGAGCAAACTTTTCAAGGCTATGAAATTAATGCAACAGCTGCAGCAGGTAATGACACAGAATTAAAAAAAGAACAACAATATTTAAGTTTGTTTCCATCTGCTAGTGTCAAACATAGTGTCAACGATAAAACAAATTTAAGGGCTACCTATTTTAAAGGGATCAGCCGACCTGGTTTTTATGAAATTGTACCTACGATTCGAAGTGCGGGGGGAGGAGATTCTTTTTACAGTGAACGAGGTAATGAAAATTTAAGACCTTCTTTTGGCCACAGTGCCGATTTACGATATGAATTTTTCCCTTCGGGGGCAGATCAAATCCTCTTTGGTTTCTTTTACAAGCGGATTATAGATCCTATTGAATTTGGTTTTCCACAACCAGAAGGAGCAGATGCACTTCCAAATACTAGTCGAATTTTACCTCAGAACTTTGATGACGCCACCAACATTGGTATCGAAGCAGATTATACAAAGTATTTTAGTAAACTGGGTATTCGATTCAATTATACATATACCAATTCAGAAATTACTACCACCAAAGTTGTTGTCAACCAAGATAGAAGTAATTCTATTGTGAATCAGACTAGACCTCTTCAAGGTCAATCTGATCATATTGCCAATTTAAGCTTACTGTATAAAGATCAGAAAAATATGCTGGATATTCAGCTGGTAGGAAACTACACAGGAGAACGGATCGCATTTGTTTCACCTTTTTATGAGGCTGATCACTACATGAAGCCAATGACTCAGTTGGACTTTTCACTGGACAAAGGGTTTAAAAGTGGTGTAGTAGCGTTTTTAAAGATTAATAATATTCTAAATACACCTTATCAATTGTATGTGAAAAAGCCTTTGGCTGTTCCCACAGACCCCTATCCTTTTCAAACCGATCCATTTAATATTGGATTTGTTCGCAGAGATTTATTTGGTCAGTCCATAAGATTAGGTTTAAGATATACTTTATAA
- a CDS encoding leucine-rich repeat domain-containing protein has product MNQFIRVTSLVACVTLGVFGTSCSEDPQPALPEIVNVPDVNLANQIKSILELSPSADITAEDMLNLVELNIDGSADFTGTVSEISDLRGLEFAENLTYLHFGSTKVADLTPIKDLKKIEYLRMNNTAVTDLSPISEYTTLTYFNANTARGITDISPLSKNTGLKEMILREVPMGNAGLNTIKNFTTLYRINMRNTGVTDVTVLGEMMAAGALLDTTPGAAENGGATLDLKQLSVADWSPIRPFLSQISNIEGVPAED; this is encoded by the coding sequence ATGAATCAATTTATTCGAGTAACATCATTAGTCGCATGTGTGACTTTGGGAGTATTTGGCACTAGCTGTTCTGAAGATCCTCAGCCTGCTCTTCCGGAAATTGTGAATGTACCGGATGTCAATTTAGCTAATCAAATCAAATCCATCTTGGAATTGAGTCCCTCAGCTGACATTACAGCGGAAGACATGCTTAATTTAGTTGAGTTAAACATCGATGGGAGTGCAGATTTCACTGGCACTGTAAGTGAAATTTCGGACTTGAGAGGATTAGAATTTGCCGAAAACTTGACATATCTCCATTTCGGGAGTACCAAAGTAGCAGATTTAACTCCAATTAAAGATCTTAAGAAAATTGAATACCTGCGTATGAACAATACAGCAGTAACAGATTTGAGTCCGATTTCAGAATATACTACTTTGACATACTTCAATGCAAATACTGCTAGAGGAATTACTGATATCAGCCCACTTTCAAAAAATACAGGATTGAAAGAAATGATTTTAAGAGAAGTGCCGATGGGAAATGCTGGTCTGAATACTATTAAAAATTTCACCACTTTGTATAGAATAAATATGAGAAATACAGGCGTGACGGATGTGACTGTATTGGGTGAAATGATGGCAGCAGGTGCTCTGTTGGATACTACTCCTGGAGCAGCAGAAAACGGAGGCGCTACCTTGGATTTAAAACAACTTTCAGTTGCTGACTGGAGTCCAATTAGGCCATTTCTTAGCCAAATTTCGAATATTGAAGGAGTACCTGCAGAAGATTAA
- a CDS encoding RNA polymerase sigma factor, producing MNLPNSPELQEVIRQCLSNNRKAQQQLFSQCYSLAMNVTRRYAANLEEARSLVNEGMLKVFQQLHTYNSDFSFGGWVRRIMVNTAIDHFRKVKAYEQRFQDIDEQDDFSDKDKATVIDGMSAEELLVLVQQLPPAYRVVFSLYAVEEYTHKEIAEELGISEGTSKSNYAKARAKLQQALAGSTITNQNYHGQRK from the coding sequence ATGAATCTTCCAAACTCCCCAGAACTCCAAGAAGTCATACGACAGTGCCTTTCCAATAATCGAAAGGCCCAACAGCAGCTTTTTTCCCAATGTTATTCATTGGCAATGAATGTAACCAGAAGGTATGCTGCTAACCTTGAAGAGGCCAGATCCTTAGTGAATGAAGGGATGCTCAAAGTTTTTCAACAGCTGCATACCTATAATTCAGATTTTAGCTTCGGGGGATGGGTACGGAGAATTATGGTCAATACAGCCATTGATCATTTCCGAAAGGTCAAAGCATACGAACAACGTTTTCAAGATATCGATGAGCAGGATGATTTTTCAGATAAAGATAAAGCCACAGTGATTGATGGAATGAGTGCGGAAGAACTATTGGTGCTAGTGCAACAGCTTCCGCCTGCCTACAGGGTTGTATTTTCCCTGTATGCTGTGGAGGAATATACCCATAAGGAAATTGCTGAGGAATTAGGGATTTCTGAAGGAACATCGAAATCAAATTATGCCAAGGCTAGGGCCAAACTGCAACAAGCCTTGGCAGGGTCAACCATTACAAATCAGAATTACCATGGACAGAGAAAATAA
- a CDS encoding PSD1 and planctomycete cytochrome C domain-containing protein — MNLRPIHWLLVVFVFFSCEKTARFTLELDSKDQISYNHHIRPILSDNCFACHGPDANKREAGLRLDIAEYAYAALKEYPDQFGVIPHDPKASVIFQRMTSTDPNEIMPPPESNLKLSVEEIDLIKRWIEQGAVYEPHWAFEVPQKKVLPQVKNKQWPVNEIDYFILSGMERQKLSPNPKADQLSLLRRLSLDLIGLPPTMELQQKFLSNKSAMAYEQMIDYLLALPAYGEKMAVLWMDISRYADSYGYQDDNIRTQWPYRDWVIHAFNKNMPYDQFITWQLAGDLLANATKEQILATAYNRNHKYTEEGGVIDEEYRVEYILDKTNTYTKGILGLTVECAQCHDHKYDPISQKNYFELFAFFNNTPEKGYEGDIVQSKPAKTPIMWIEREDTEGILNFINYQDTARIMVSVMEELKEVRPTFILDRGLYDAPTKEVRPNTPEAVFPFDIAYPPNRLGLAQWTTDARNPLTARVFVNLIWQEIFGKGIVASTGDFGMQGALPSHPELLDWLAVDFVENGWDIKRLLKQLLMSATYQQSSVIDVKKYQQDPDNTYLARAPRLRLSAESIRDMVLSSSGLLYPEIGGPSVKPYQPEGLWEAASSGRGELRTYKQATGNQLYRRGLYTFIKLTVPPPMPIIFDGSNRDVCEVSRSRTNTPLQALVMLNDPLVLEASRYLASELIQRNQEPKQLIEQAFSRILGRNPGKQELQILFAYYQEEMDRFTQDLETGISLIYQGEKPIDTQNIKPSLIALSQVITAIYNLEEAITKT; from the coding sequence ATGAATCTTCGTCCGATACATTGGTTGCTTGTTGTCTTTGTGTTTTTTTCCTGTGAGAAAACAGCAAGGTTTACACTTGAGTTGGATTCGAAGGATCAAATCAGTTACAATCACCATATCCGTCCAATCTTATCGGACAATTGTTTTGCATGCCATGGTCCTGATGCCAATAAGCGGGAAGCAGGATTGCGATTGGATATAGCGGAGTACGCTTACGCCGCACTCAAAGAATACCCCGATCAGTTTGGAGTCATCCCGCATGACCCGAAGGCTTCCGTTATTTTTCAGCGGATGACTTCAACAGACCCAAACGAAATCATGCCTCCCCCAGAGTCTAACCTGAAATTGAGCGTAGAAGAGATAGATCTTATCAAACGGTGGATCGAACAAGGAGCAGTTTATGAACCACATTGGGCTTTTGAGGTACCCCAAAAGAAAGTGCTTCCTCAAGTAAAAAACAAACAATGGCCTGTAAATGAAATCGACTATTTCATATTGTCGGGTATGGAGCGTCAAAAGCTTTCTCCTAATCCAAAAGCTGATCAACTGAGCCTTTTGCGCAGACTTTCTTTGGACCTCATAGGCCTGCCACCAACTATGGAATTGCAGCAAAAGTTTTTGAGCAATAAATCTGCTATGGCTTACGAGCAGATGATAGATTATTTATTGGCTCTTCCAGCTTATGGAGAGAAAATGGCAGTGCTATGGATGGACATCTCCCGTTATGCGGATTCGTATGGCTATCAGGATGATAATATCCGAACACAGTGGCCTTACAGGGATTGGGTTATTCATGCTTTCAACAAAAATATGCCTTATGATCAATTTATCACTTGGCAGCTGGCCGGTGATTTATTAGCTAATGCTACCAAAGAGCAAATTTTAGCCACAGCATATAATAGAAATCATAAATACACTGAAGAAGGAGGGGTGATTGATGAAGAATACCGTGTAGAATACATTTTGGACAAGACCAATACCTATACCAAAGGAATCTTAGGTTTGACCGTAGAATGTGCCCAATGCCACGATCACAAATACGATCCGATTTCCCAGAAAAATTACTTTGAGCTTTTTGCCTTTTTCAATAATACCCCTGAGAAAGGATATGAGGGTGATATAGTACAATCCAAACCTGCCAAAACCCCGATCATGTGGATAGAGCGAGAGGATACTGAGGGGATATTGAATTTCATCAATTATCAAGATACCGCTAGGATTATGGTTTCGGTTATGGAAGAATTGAAGGAAGTCAGACCAACGTTTATCCTAGATCGAGGATTGTATGATGCTCCCACAAAAGAAGTGCGACCCAATACTCCGGAAGCTGTTTTTCCTTTTGATATAGCTTACCCTCCCAATAGACTTGGTCTTGCTCAGTGGACCACTGATGCTCGAAATCCACTTACAGCTCGTGTTTTTGTGAATTTAATCTGGCAGGAGATTTTCGGGAAGGGTATAGTTGCATCTACAGGAGATTTTGGTATGCAAGGAGCCTTGCCTTCACATCCCGAACTCTTGGATTGGCTTGCAGTGGATTTTGTAGAAAATGGGTGGGACATCAAGCGTCTGCTCAAGCAGTTGCTGATGTCAGCCACCTATCAGCAATCTTCGGTCATTGATGTCAAAAAGTATCAACAGGATCCAGACAATACCTACTTGGCTCGGGCCCCACGTCTTCGATTATCAGCAGAAAGCATTCGGGATATGGTTTTGTCGAGTTCTGGATTGCTGTATCCCGAAATTGGCGGGCCTAGTGTCAAGCCCTATCAGCCCGAGGGCTTGTGGGAAGCAGCAAGTTCGGGAAGGGGAGAGTTGCGGACCTACAAGCAAGCCACTGGCAATCAGCTTTACCGAAGAGGTTTATACACCTTTATTAAATTGACTGTTCCGCCACCTATGCCCATTATTTTTGACGGGAGTAATCGGGATGTATGCGAGGTAAGTCGCAGCAGAACCAATACACCACTTCAGGCTTTGGTTATGCTCAACGATCCATTGGTGTTGGAGGCTTCCCGTTATTTGGCATCCGAACTCATTCAAAGGAATCAAGAACCAAAACAGCTGATTGAACAGGCGTTTTCCCGCATCCTTGGACGTAACCCAGGTAAGCAGGAATTGCAGATTCTTTTTGCCTATTATCAAGAAGAGATGGATAGATTTACTCAAGATCTAGAGACTGGTATTTCTCTTATCTATCAAGGAGAAAAGCCGATCGATACCCAAAATATCAAGCCTTCATTAATTGCTTTGAGTCAGGTGATTACGGCTATTTACAATTTAGAAGAAGCGATAACCAAGACTTAA
- a CDS encoding DUF1501 domain-containing protein yields MEKEQLEHSLGHNRRKFLSKVSLGIGSLALGSLLIPDLFRKGAVEDAIMDALPHFAPKAKRVIYLFQNGAPSQLESFDYKPLLNKQVGMELPDSIRMGQRLTGMTSGQSSFPLVGSYYGFQQYGEARAWISELFPYTAKVVDDICIVRSMYTEAINHDPALTFFQTGAQVGNRPSMGSWLSYGLGSENHNLPAFCVLLSKGKGNGQGVYSKLWTNGFLDSVHQGVQFSASEDPVLYLNDPKGMRREDRRRMLDKIAQLNQINYQTFGDPEISAKIQQYEMAFRMQTAVPEVTDISKEPDSIIKMYGPDCLVPGTYAANCLLARKLSESGVRFVQLYHQGWDQHDNLPTEMAKQAKDVDQASAALIQDLKQRGLLDETLVIWGGEFGRTNYCQGKFQVDNYGRDHHPKAFSIWMAGGGVKPGIVYGETDEFGYNIVENPVHVHDFHATILHLMGVDHERLTYKHLGRRYRLTDVHGHVVKDLLV; encoded by the coding sequence ATGGAAAAGGAACAATTGGAGCATAGCCTTGGGCATAATCGGCGTAAATTTCTAAGCAAAGTCAGTTTAGGGATAGGGAGTTTGGCATTGGGGAGTTTGCTAATTCCCGATCTCTTTCGAAAAGGAGCAGTAGAAGATGCCATCATGGACGCCTTACCACATTTTGCCCCTAAAGCCAAAAGGGTAATTTATCTCTTCCAAAATGGTGCTCCATCCCAACTGGAGTCGTTCGATTATAAGCCGTTGCTCAATAAGCAGGTTGGAATGGAGCTGCCTGACTCCATCCGGATGGGGCAACGGTTGACTGGCATGACATCAGGTCAGAGCTCTTTCCCTTTGGTTGGTTCTTACTATGGATTTCAACAGTATGGAGAGGCTAGGGCATGGATCTCTGAACTTTTTCCATATACTGCCAAGGTAGTGGATGATATTTGCATCGTCAGATCTATGTATACAGAAGCCATCAACCACGATCCTGCATTGACTTTTTTCCAGACTGGGGCTCAAGTTGGGAATAGGCCAAGTATGGGTTCTTGGCTTAGCTATGGCTTGGGTAGTGAAAATCATAATTTACCAGCATTTTGTGTGCTTTTGAGTAAGGGTAAGGGGAATGGACAAGGAGTCTATTCCAAGCTTTGGACCAATGGGTTTTTGGATTCAGTCCATCAAGGTGTACAATTTTCCGCGAGTGAAGACCCGGTCTTGTACCTCAACGACCCCAAAGGTATGCGTAGGGAGGATCGCAGGCGTATGTTGGATAAAATTGCCCAACTAAACCAAATTAATTATCAAACCTTTGGGGATCCAGAAATTTCAGCCAAGATTCAGCAGTATGAAATGGCATTCCGTATGCAAACAGCCGTGCCGGAGGTGACAGATATATCCAAAGAACCTGATAGCATCATCAAAATGTACGGGCCAGATTGCTTGGTTCCTGGAACCTATGCAGCTAATTGTCTTTTGGCACGTAAATTATCCGAAAGTGGTGTTCGCTTCGTACAACTATACCATCAAGGATGGGATCAACACGATAATCTTCCAACCGAAATGGCCAAGCAGGCAAAAGATGTGGATCAAGCTTCTGCCGCATTGATTCAAGATTTGAAGCAACGAGGATTGCTGGATGAAACATTGGTTATTTGGGGAGGAGAGTTTGGGCGGACGAATTATTGCCAAGGTAAATTTCAAGTAGATAATTATGGCAGAGATCATCACCCTAAAGCTTTTTCCATTTGGATGGCCGGTGGAGGGGTAAAGCCAGGGATTGTTTACGGAGAAACAGATGAGTTTGGGTACAATATCGTAGAAAATCCAGTGCATGTGCATGATTTTCATGCGACTATCTTGCATTTGATGGGGGTGGATCATGAGCGTCTGACGTATAAGCACTTGGGGAGAAGATATCGCCTGACCGATGTACATGGGCATGTTGTAAAAGATTTGTTAGTATAA
- a CDS encoding c-type cytochrome domain-containing protein — translation MQSKNANAPLSSILQHVVIVLHGLCIALAIGHRYLEVPTLLMVFGRAHPLMLHFPIVLLLLLVVLLWSSSTFSRHNPSLANNLFLLSLCLTGATVFAGLLLAAEDGYNPDDFFAHQWVSMGLFWMASIWYLMWKNGKQATARMTSVSVVVLTLIAGHLGATLTHGEDFLWAPFVKTQGVEMVALEEAIAFDHVILPILEQKCVSCHKASKQKGELRLDGASYILAGGKHGPVIDTINPRLSSLLQRILLPLDHEEHMPPKGKIQLTVEEIDLIRAWIDELAPMEKPMISFDPDNSFFQLAKQRMFAQEKVAYSFPFIAATTIAQLNNDFRVIQPIYPGSPALRVSFFGKSNFKSEQLEELTAIKNQVVELNLSNMPLAEDDLKKINQFDNLEKLHLNGAGLQGKFLHVLADLKSLRILSLAGNSLGSDVLENLAQLTQLSNLFLWNTGLDVKQMEMLAAQLTQTTIELGYQDDGTLYQLNAPIIQANSGIFHDTLEIRLKHPIAGVGLFYTLDNTRPDSINYLLYEKPILLEKNANLRVRAFAEGWLGSEESNAVFFKAGVQPSSYRLSHAPHPSYKGDGVETLFDLEKGDEDFSSGKWIGFQDDACEVILDFGPSKSLTSLSLSVLTAEASYIFPPALVEIWSKTRQGDWVLLHADKPVQPKQIHDRKLHLLEYSLPSDPISQLKAIIRPINRLPHWHPGAGQKGWVFLDEVLVN, via the coding sequence ATGCAGTCTAAAAATGCAAACGCTCCGCTTAGCTCCATCCTTCAGCATGTTGTAATCGTGTTGCATGGGCTTTGTATTGCTCTTGCTATTGGACATAGATATTTGGAAGTGCCTACACTGCTAATGGTTTTTGGAAGAGCACATCCTTTGATGCTGCATTTTCCAATCGTTCTATTGCTTTTGTTGGTAGTATTGCTTTGGAGTTCAAGCACCTTTTCCAGACACAACCCTAGCTTAGCAAACAATTTATTTTTACTAAGTCTTTGTTTGACAGGGGCTACCGTTTTTGCAGGTTTATTATTGGCAGCAGAGGATGGGTATAATCCAGATGATTTTTTTGCCCATCAATGGGTAAGTATGGGGTTGTTTTGGATGGCCAGTATCTGGTATTTGATGTGGAAAAATGGCAAACAGGCAACTGCTCGTATGACTTCGGTAAGCGTGGTAGTACTGACATTGATTGCTGGACATTTAGGGGCAACATTGACGCATGGGGAAGATTTTTTATGGGCACCTTTTGTCAAAACGCAAGGTGTAGAAATGGTAGCCTTAGAGGAAGCTATAGCTTTTGATCATGTAATTCTTCCAATTTTGGAGCAAAAATGCGTGTCATGTCATAAGGCATCCAAACAAAAAGGTGAGTTACGTTTGGATGGTGCATCATACATCTTGGCAGGAGGAAAGCATGGTCCTGTGATTGATACAATAAATCCTAGGTTATCGAGTCTCTTGCAGCGAATCCTCTTACCATTGGATCATGAGGAACATATGCCGCCGAAGGGCAAAATACAATTGACTGTAGAGGAGATAGATTTGATTCGAGCATGGATTGATGAATTGGCACCTATGGAGAAACCAATGATCAGTTTTGATCCGGATAATAGCTTTTTTCAATTAGCGAAGCAACGGATGTTTGCACAGGAAAAAGTAGCCTATTCCTTTCCTTTTATAGCTGCTACTACTATTGCCCAATTGAACAATGATTTTCGGGTAATTCAGCCTATTTATCCGGGGTCTCCAGCACTTCGTGTCAGTTTTTTTGGAAAATCTAATTTTAAGTCTGAGCAATTAGAAGAGCTAACTGCCATTAAAAATCAAGTGGTAGAATTGAATCTTTCCAACATGCCTTTGGCTGAAGATGATTTAAAAAAAATCAATCAATTCGATAATTTGGAGAAACTCCATTTGAATGGGGCAGGGCTTCAAGGAAAGTTTTTGCATGTATTGGCAGATTTAAAATCTTTACGAATACTTTCTTTGGCTGGTAATTCCTTAGGAAGCGATGTTTTGGAAAATTTAGCACAATTGACGCAACTCAGCAATTTGTTTCTTTGGAATACGGGATTGGATGTAAAACAAATGGAAATGCTAGCTGCCCAATTAACTCAAACGACTATCGAGCTAGGATATCAAGATGATGGGACCTTGTATCAGTTGAACGCTCCCATCATTCAGGCCAATTCCGGTATTTTTCATGATACGCTAGAGATACGTTTGAAGCATCCCATTGCGGGTGTGGGTTTATTTTATACCTTGGACAATACACGTCCAGACAGCATCAATTATCTGTTGTATGAAAAGCCTATCTTGTTGGAAAAAAACGCCAACCTTCGTGTTCGGGCGTTTGCCGAAGGTTGGTTGGGAAGTGAAGAAAGCAATGCTGTTTTTTTCAAAGCAGGCGTACAGCCCTCATCCTATCGTCTGAGTCACGCACCTCATCCATCCTACAAAGGAGATGGCGTGGAAACACTTTTTGATTTGGAAAAAGGGGACGAGGATTTTTCTTCGGGTAAATGGATTGGTTTTCAGGATGATGCCTGCGAGGTGATTTTGGATTTTGGGCCAAGCAAGTCCTTGACATCCCTGTCTTTAAGTGTCCTGACAGCTGAAGCATCGTATATTTTCCCGCCTGCCTTGGTCGAGATTTGGAGTAAAACCCGCCAAGGCGATTGGGTCTTACTACATGCAGATAAGCCAGTGCAGCCCAAACAGATACATGATAGGAAGCTGCATTTGTTGGAATATTCCTTGCCCTCAGATCCTATCAGTCAACTCAAGGCTATTATCAGGCCAATTAACCGACTTCCCCATTGGCATCCAGGAGCAGGGCAGAAGGGCTGGGTATTTTTGGATGAGGTGTTGGTGAATTGA